A single genomic interval of Pyrus communis chromosome 7, drPyrComm1.1, whole genome shotgun sequence harbors:
- the LOC137739166 gene encoding carbonic anhydrase 2-like: MSSASLVKSFNLTSSASSALSSATSRKPSCISARISTSSSSRSPPPNLIQNKPVNSVPAITRKEEMAKEYEEAIASLQKLLSEKEELRAEAAAKVEQVTAELATAEAGGATKPYDAADRLKSGYIHFKKEKYDKNPALYGELAKGQWPKFMLFACSDSRVCPSHVLDMQPGEAFVVRTVANLVPPYDKVKYAGTGAAVEYAVLHLKVSYIVVIGHSACGGIKALLSIPEDGSTLGTDFIEDWIGVGSPAAKKVKADHGADTPFPELCSHCEKEAVNVSIGNLLSYPFVREGLLKKTLAIKGGYYDFVNGHFELWDVDFSLNPTFSVKEVATVLHWKL, translated from the exons ATGTCTTCAGCTTCGTTAGTTAAGAGCTTCAACCTCACCTCCTCCGCGTCCTCCGCCCTCTCTTCTGCTACCAGCAGGAAACCTAGTTGTATTTCTGCCAGGATCagcacttcttcttcttctagatCTCCTcctccaaaccttatccaaaacaaaCCTGTTAACTCCGTTCCTGCTATCACTCGG aaagaagaaaTGGCAAAGGAGTACGAGGAGGCCATTGCATCTCTGCAGAAACTTCTCAGTGAGAAGGAGGAGCTGAGAGCTGAAGCGGCTGCGAAGGTGGAGCAGGTTACAGCCGAGCTGGCGACAGCTGAGGCCGGCGGCGCCACCAAGCCTTATGATGCCGCTGATAGGCTCAAGAGCGGCTACATTCACTTCAAGAAGGAGAAATACGA CAAGAATCCAGCTCTGTACGGTGAACTTGCCAAAGGACAATGGCCCAAGTTTATGCTGTTTGCTTGCTCGGATTCTCGAGTTTGCCCATCACATGTTCTGGATATGCAGCCAGGAGAGGCTTTTGTTGTCCGCACAGTTGCTAACTTGGTCCCACCGTATGATAAG GTTAAATACGCTGGGACTGGGGCGGCCGTTGAGTATGCTGTCTTGCATCTCAAG gtTTCATACATAGTGGTGATTGGGCACAGCGCCTGTGGAGGAATCAAGGCACTCCTGTCTATTCCAGAAGATGGGTCTACCCTCGGCAC TGACTTCATAGAAGACTGGATTGGTGTCGGATCGCCGGCAGCGAAGAAGGTGAAGGCAGATCACGGTGCTGATACTCCTTTCCCTGAACTATGCAGTCATTGCGAAAAG GAGGCGGTGAATGTATCGATCGGAAACCTGCTGAGCTATCCGTTTGTAAGAGAGGGTTTGCTGAAGAAAACCCTAGCAATCAAGGGAGGATACTATGACTTTGTCAATGGACATTTTGAGCTCTGGGATGTTGATTTCAGCCTCAACCCCACCTTCTCC gtTAAGGAGGTGGCTACCGTACTGCACTGGAAGCTCTAG
- the LOC137739165 gene encoding protease Do-like 1, chloroplastic, with translation MAASSLISTHFHSSSPTFSPLSRSPNRKFLPFPLSKSFSLHKPAASTSPILSLHRKSQKRSLIPPYKSYCPPCLHKLLLATKNPFFSGLESLLIFCASAALSLSLFIADVDPASAFVVTPPRKLQSDELATVQLFQENTPSVVYITNLAARQDAFTLDVFEVPQGSGSGFVWDKNGNVVTNYHVIRGASDLRVTLGDQSTFNAKVVGFDQDKDVAVLHVDAPKEKLRPIPIGQSADLLVGQKVFAIGNPFGLDHTLTTGVISGLRREISSAATGRPIQDVIQIDAAINPGNSGGPLLDSTGSLIGINTAIYSPNGASSGVGFSIPVDTVNGIVDQLVKFGKVTRPILGIKFAPDQSVEQLGLSGVLVLDAPANGPAGKAGLVPTKRDAYGRLILGDIITSVNAKKVSNGSDLYRILDQCKVGDQVIVEVLRGDQKEKIPVVLESKADET, from the exons ATGGCTGCTTCTTCACTGATTTCCACACACTTCCACTCTTCCTCCCCAACTTTCTCACCACTTTCTCGCTCCCCAAACAGAAAGTTCCTTCCTTTCCCTCTCTCCAAATCCTTTTCCCTTCACAAACCCGCAGCCTCAACCTCCCCCATCCTCTCCCTCCACCGCAAATCCCAGAAGCGGTCTCTGATCCCGCCGTACAAGTCCTACTGTCCCCCGTGCCTCCACAAGCTTCTGCTCGCCACCAAGAACCCCTTCTTCTCGGGTCTCGAATCTCTGCTCATTTTTTGCGCTTCGGCGGCTCTGTCGCTTTCCCTGTTCATCGCCGATGTGGATCCCGCCTCCGCTTTCGTCGTCACTCCGCCGAGGAAGCTGCAGTCCGATGAGCTCGCCACGGTTCAGCTCTTTCAAGAGAACACTCCCTCTGTTGTTTACATCACCAATCTTGCAGCCAG GCAGGATGCGTTTACTTTGGACGTGTTTGAGGTGCCGCAGGGGTCTGGATCAGGCTTCGTGTGGGATAAAAACGGCAATGTTGTCACCAATTACCACGTGATTCGCGGCGCTTCTGATCTCAG GGTCACGCTTGGTGATCAGTCAACTTTTAATGCCAAGGTTGTTGGATTTGACCAAGACAAGGATGTTGCTGTTCTACATGTTGATGCTCCCAAAGAGAAACTAAGGCCTATTCCAATTGGTCAATCTGCAGACTTGCTTGTTGGTCAGAAGGTGTTTGCTATTGGCAATCCT TTTGGGCTTGATCATACTCTTACCACTGGCGTTATCAG TGGGCTTCGTAGAGAAATTAGTTCTGCTGCTACTGGCCGTCCAATTCAAGATGTTATACAGATAGATGCTGCCATTAATCCTGGTAATAGTGGGGGGCCACTTCTAGATAGTACAGGAAGCCTTATCGGGATAAACACAGCTATATATTCTCCAAACGGTGCATCATCCGGTGTTGGATTTTCAATTCCAGTTGACACG GTAAATGGTATTGTTGACCAATTGGTCAAATTTGGGAAGGTCACGAGACCTATTTTAGGGATTAAGTTTGCACCTGATCAATCTGTTGAACAGTTGGGGTTAAGTGGTGTGCTTGTCTTAGACGCACCAGCTAACGGTCCAGCTGGCAAAGCG GGACTGGTACCAACCAAGCGCGACGCCTATGGTAGACTCATATTGGGTGACATTATAACATCTGTGAATGCAAAAAAGGTCAGCAATGGCAGCGACTTGTATAGAATTCTCGATCAGTGTAAAGTGGGCGATCAG GTGATTGTGGAAGTGTTGCGCGGTGATCAGAAGGAGAAAATCCCTGTTGTGCTTGAATCAAAGGCCGACGAGACATGA
- the LOC137738673 gene encoding uncharacterized protein isoform X1, with the protein MGNLLDKEPPPPMVLVPPLFDYPPLAARTRMLESSYDLLFGKLALKCLFDDYFEQARHFSTMIMLKPIDDPHVDLVATVSGPLDHKPEENIVGNAFFRWQSDVDDPHTFMDLFVSNTDPVLQMRACAYYPRYGLGAFGIFPMLLKKRCVVSEITSEDFGVMGLRYGSSNLSIGATVMPFSLKDDCPRRAWLVSKMGRLTAGVQYEPEYGSKDTQNYKNLKNWSAAIGYGVGSSSPLSPSFNFGLELSRSSQFIASFYQHVVVQRRVKNPLEENEVVGITNYIDFGFELQTSDVPKSSNGPNVQDSTFQVAASWQANKNFMLKGKVGPLSSSIALAFKSWWKPSFTFSVSATRNHIVGETGYGLGLRVENLRQASYQRADPNFVMLTPNKEHLAEGIVWKAGKRPMLQSDINAGNFDGIPKELRPLGKIL; encoded by the exons ATGGGGAACTTGCTGGACAAGGAACCACCGCCGCCCATGGTGCTCGTCCCGCCGCTCTTCGACTACCCTCCGCTCGCCGCCCGCACCAG GATGTTGGAGTCGTCGTATGACTTGTTGTTTGGGAAACTTGCTCTGAAATGTCTGTTTGACGATTACTTTGAACAAGCTCGTCATTTCAGCACAATGATCATGCTGAAGCCCATCGACGATCCTCACGTCGATTTGGTTGCAACC GTTTCAGGACCGCTCGATCACAAACCCGAGGAGAATATAGTTGGAAATGCATTTTTTCGCTGGCAAAG TGATGTTGATGATCCTCACACATTCATGGACCTCTTTGTATCGAACACTGATCC GGTTTTGCAGATGAGGGCCTGTGCTTACTACCCTAGATATGGACTGGGAGCGTTTGGAATTTTCCCAATGTTGCTGAAAAAAAGGTGTGTCGTATCCGA AATAACTTCTGAAGACTTTGGTGTTATGGGATTGAGATATGGCTCGTCAAACTTGTCAATTGGAGCCACTGTCATGCCCTTCTCCT TGAAAGATGATTGTCCAAGAAGGGCATGGTTGGTGAGCAAGATGGGAAGACTAACAGCTGGGGTGCAGTATGAGCCTGAAT atGGGAGTAAAGATACTCAAAACTacaaaaatttaaagaattGGAGTGCTGCAATTGGTTATGGAGTGGGATCGAGCAGCCCTTTGAGTCCATCATTCAATTTTGGTCTGGAGTTATCAAGAAGTTCTCAg TTCATTGCCTCATTCTATCAACACGTGGTGGTCCAAAGACGG GTGAAAAACCCCCTCGAAGAAAATGAAGTAGTTGGAATTACGAATTATATAGATTTTGGCTTTGAATTGCAGACAAG CGATGTACCTAAATCGAGCAATGGACCTAATGTCCAAGATTCCACCTTTCAAGTAGCTGCATCCTGGCAAGCCAATAAGAACTTCATGCTCAAG GGAAAGGTGGGCCCTCTCAGCTCATCGATAGCATTGGCATTTAAATCCTGGTGGAAACCTTCTTTCACATTCAGCGTTTCAG CTACGAGAAATCACATTGTTGGGGAGACAGGTTATGGCTTGGGCCTTCGCGTGGAGAATCTTAGACAAGCCAG TTATCAAAGAGCTGATCCAAATTTCGTCATGTTGACACCGAACAAGGAGCACCTGGCAGAAGGCATTGTTTGGAAAGCAGGGAAAAGACCGATGCTGCAGTCAGATATAAATGCCGGAAATTTCGACGGCATTCCAAAGGAACTAAGACCCCTGGGGAAAATCTTGTAA
- the LOC137738673 gene encoding uncharacterized protein isoform X2, which yields MGNLLDKEPPPPMVLVPPLFDYPPLAARTRMLESSYDLLFGKLALKCLFDDYFEQARHFSTMIMLKPIDDPHVDLVATVSGPLDHKPEENIVGNAFFRWQSDVDDPHTFMDLFVSNTDPACAYYPRYGLGAFGIFPMLLKKRCVVSEITSEDFGVMGLRYGSSNLSIGATVMPFSLKDDCPRRAWLVSKMGRLTAGVQYEPEYGSKDTQNYKNLKNWSAAIGYGVGSSSPLSPSFNFGLELSRSSQFIASFYQHVVVQRRVKNPLEENEVVGITNYIDFGFELQTSDVPKSSNGPNVQDSTFQVAASWQANKNFMLKGKVGPLSSSIALAFKSWWKPSFTFSVSATRNHIVGETGYGLGLRVENLRQASYQRADPNFVMLTPNKEHLAEGIVWKAGKRPMLQSDINAGNFDGIPKELRPLGKIL from the exons ATGGGGAACTTGCTGGACAAGGAACCACCGCCGCCCATGGTGCTCGTCCCGCCGCTCTTCGACTACCCTCCGCTCGCCGCCCGCACCAG GATGTTGGAGTCGTCGTATGACTTGTTGTTTGGGAAACTTGCTCTGAAATGTCTGTTTGACGATTACTTTGAACAAGCTCGTCATTTCAGCACAATGATCATGCTGAAGCCCATCGACGATCCTCACGTCGATTTGGTTGCAACC GTTTCAGGACCGCTCGATCACAAACCCGAGGAGAATATAGTTGGAAATGCATTTTTTCGCTGGCAAAG TGATGTTGATGATCCTCACACATTCATGGACCTCTTTGTATCGAACACTGATCC GGCCTGTGCTTACTACCCTAGATATGGACTGGGAGCGTTTGGAATTTTCCCAATGTTGCTGAAAAAAAGGTGTGTCGTATCCGA AATAACTTCTGAAGACTTTGGTGTTATGGGATTGAGATATGGCTCGTCAAACTTGTCAATTGGAGCCACTGTCATGCCCTTCTCCT TGAAAGATGATTGTCCAAGAAGGGCATGGTTGGTGAGCAAGATGGGAAGACTAACAGCTGGGGTGCAGTATGAGCCTGAAT atGGGAGTAAAGATACTCAAAACTacaaaaatttaaagaattGGAGTGCTGCAATTGGTTATGGAGTGGGATCGAGCAGCCCTTTGAGTCCATCATTCAATTTTGGTCTGGAGTTATCAAGAAGTTCTCAg TTCATTGCCTCATTCTATCAACACGTGGTGGTCCAAAGACGG GTGAAAAACCCCCTCGAAGAAAATGAAGTAGTTGGAATTACGAATTATATAGATTTTGGCTTTGAATTGCAGACAAG CGATGTACCTAAATCGAGCAATGGACCTAATGTCCAAGATTCCACCTTTCAAGTAGCTGCATCCTGGCAAGCCAATAAGAACTTCATGCTCAAG GGAAAGGTGGGCCCTCTCAGCTCATCGATAGCATTGGCATTTAAATCCTGGTGGAAACCTTCTTTCACATTCAGCGTTTCAG CTACGAGAAATCACATTGTTGGGGAGACAGGTTATGGCTTGGGCCTTCGCGTGGAGAATCTTAGACAAGCCAG TTATCAAAGAGCTGATCCAAATTTCGTCATGTTGACACCGAACAAGGAGCACCTGGCAGAAGGCATTGTTTGGAAAGCAGGGAAAAGACCGATGCTGCAGTCAGATATAAATGCCGGAAATTTCGACGGCATTCCAAAGGAACTAAGACCCCTGGGGAAAATCTTGTAA
- the LOC137740841 gene encoding L-aspartate oxidase 2-a, chloroplastic-like, whose translation MANCIPAGSGRLHCRARDIKGQGCRRTSWIASVAFSGCKHKDFSWSHGVSKFLQIQRCNFSPSPINENSKTLRTVTSSSLRDDSTKFFDFAVIGSGVAGLRYALEVAKHGSVAVITKAEPHESNTNYAQGGVSAVLSLSDSVESHVQDTIVAGAYLCDEETVRVVCTEGPERIRELIAMGASFDHGEDGNLHLAREGGHSHHRIVHAADMTGREIERALLEAVLKDPKIFMFEHHLAIDLLTCQDGSDTVCLGVDTLNSETREVIRFISKVTLLASGGAGQIYPTTTNPPVATGDGIAMAHRAQAVISNMEFVQFHPTALADEGLPVQPTKARENAFLITEAVRGDGGILYNLDMERFMPLYDERAELAPRDVVARCIDDQLKKRNEKYVLLDISHKPREKILSHFPNIAAECLKYGLDITRQPIPVVPAAHYMCGGVRAGLQGETNVQGLYVAGEVACTGLHGANRLASNSLLEALVFARRAVQPSIEHMRCSSLDFSTSNWWARPVVPVSLESNAIEKILAMTREVRKEVQSIMWKYVGIVRSTTRLETAKQKICVLEDRWEDYLFQMGWEPTMVGLEACEMRNFFCCAKLVVSSALARHESRGLHYTIDFPDLEESKRLPTVILPSSSVRSSWSSRQLHQLPLC comes from the exons ATGGCAAATTGTATACCCGCCGGAAGTGGCAGACTCCACTGTAGAGCGAGAGACATCAAGGGACAAGGTTGTAGAAGGACTTCTTGGATTGCCAGTGTTGCATTTAGTGGATGCAAACATAAGGACTTTTCATG GTCACACGGGGTGTCAAAGTTCTTGCAGATCCAAAGATGTAACTTTTCCCCATCTCCAATTAACGAGAACTCAAAGACCTTAAGAACGGTCACTTCATCGAGCTTGAGAGATGACTCCACCAAGTTTTTTGATTTTGCTGTCATTGGTAGTGGAGTTGCTGGGCTCCGCTATGCCCTTGAAGTGGCAAAACATGGATCTGTAGCCGTGATTACCAAGGCTGAACCTCATGAGAGCAACACAAACTACGCTCAAGGTGGTGTTAGTGCTGTTCTTTCCCTATCAGATTCTGTGGAGAGTCATGTCCAGGACACCATTGTAGCAGGGGCTTATCTCTGTGACGAGGAGACTGTCAGA GTTGTGTGTACAGAAGGACCTGAAAGAATTAGAGAATTAATTGCAATGGGGGCATCCTTTGATCACGGGGAGGATGGAAACTTGCACCTAGCAAGAGAGGGAGGTCACTCTCATCACAGGATTGTTCATGCTGCTGATATGACTGGAAGGGAGATTGAAAGGGCACTGTTGGAGGCCGTTCTTAAGGATCCTAAGATCTTCATGTTTGAACACCATCTTGCGATAGATTTGCTAACTTGTCAG GATGGTTCTGATACAGTTTGTCTTGGCGTTGACACTTTAAATTCAGAAACACGAGAG GTGATACGGTTTATCTCAAAGGTGACTTTACTTGCGTCAGGTGGGGCTGGACAAATCTATCCGACAACTACAAATCCTCCG GTAGCCACAGGGGATGGAATTGCTATGGCCCATCGAGCTCAAGCTGTGATTTCCAACATGGA ATTTGTTCAGTTCCATCCAACGGCCTTAGCTGACGAGGGCCTTCCCGTCCAACCTACCAAGGCTCGAGAAAATGCATTTCTCATTACTGAAGCTGTCAGGGGTGATGGAGGCATACTGTACAATTTAGACATGGAAAGGTTCATGCCACTCTATGATGAACGAGCAGAACTTGCTCCGAGGGATGTGGTGGCAAGATGCATAGATGACCAGCTTAAAAAGCGAAATGAGAAGTACGTGCTACTTGACATAAGTCACAAGCCCAGAGAAAAAATTCTCTCACACTTCCCCAACATAGCAGCCGAGTGCCTTAAGTATGGCTTGGACATAACTCGCCAGCCAATTCCTGTTGTTCCTGCTGCTCACTATATGTGTGGGGGAGTCCGTGCTGGACTCCAGGGAGAGACAAATGTGCAGGGCCTGTACGTGGCAGGTGAAGTTGCTTGCACAGGATTGCATGGAGCCAACCGTCTTGCTAGTAACTCATTGCTTGAAGCACTAGTTTTCGCACGAAGAGCAGTCCAGCCCTCAATTGAACACATGAGGTGCTCTAGCCTCGACTTCAGCACTTCAAATTGGTGGGCCAGACCAGTCGTGCCCGTCTCACTCGAGAGCAATGCCATCGAAAAAATTTTGGCAATGACAAGGGAAGTAAGAAAAGAAGTGCAATCGATCATGTGGAAGTATGTTGGAATTGTACGTTCTACAACAAGGCTTGAAACAGCAAAGCAAAAGATTTGTGTTCTAGAGGATAGATGGGAGGACTACTTATTTCAGATGGGATGGGAACCCACAATGGTGGGGCTCGAGGCTTGCGAAATGAGAAACTTCTTCTGCTGTGCAAAACTGGTGGTGAGCAGCGCCCTTGCTAGGCATGAGAGCCGCGGACTTCACTATACCATCGATTTTCCTGATCTTGAGGAGAGCAAGAGGCTTCCAACGGTTATACTCCCTTCTTCATCCGTGCGAAGTTCATGGAGTTCGCGTCAACTACACCAGCTGCCATTGTGTTAG
- the LOC137739977 gene encoding probable aldo-keto reductase 2 gives MAGGAGIVKRMKLGSQGLEVSAQGLGCMGMSAFYGAPKPDHDMISLIHHAINSGVTFLDTSDIYGPFTNEILLGKALKGGVRDKVELATKFGVRFVENKMEVQGDPAYGRDTMEVQGDPAYVRAALESSLKRLGVDSIDLYYQHRIDNSVPIEVTVGELKKLVEEGKVKYIGLSEASASTIRRAHAVHPITAVQLEWSLWSRDVEQEIIPTCRELGIGIVAYSPLGRGFFASGAKFVENLAHDDSRKNLPRFQPENVEHNQTLFERVRDLAARKGCTPSQLALAWVHHQGNDVCPIPGTTKIANFDQNIAALSVKLTPEELAELESYASADAVKGDRYPNYDSTWSNTETPPLSSSNF, from the exons ATGGCAGGAGGAGCAGGAATAGTGAAGAGGATGAAGTTGGGTTCACAAGGCCTCGAGGTGTCGGCTCAAGGCCTTGGCTGCATGGGCATGTCCGCCTTCTACGGCGCTCCAAAGCCCGACCATGACATGATCAGTCTCATCCACCATGCCATCAACAGCGGCGTCACCTTCCTTGATACCTCTGACATCTACGGTCCCTTCACCAACGAAATCCTTCTTGGCAAG GCTCTCAAGGGAGGGGTACGAGACAAGGTTGAATTGGCCACTAAGTTTGGTGTCAGATTTGTGGAGAACAAGATGGAGGTGCAAGGTGACCCTGCTTATGGGAGAGATACGATGGAGGTGCAAGGTGACCCTGCTTATGTGAGAGCTGCTCTCGAGAGTAGCTTGAAGCGCCTTGGTGTTGATTCTATTGATCTCTATTATCAGCATCGCATTGACAACTCCGTCCCCATTGAAGTCACG GTTGGGGAACTGAAGAAATTAGTTGAAGAGGGTAAGGTAAAGTACATTGGTCTATCCGAGGCCTCAGCTTCAACGATAAGAAGAGCCCATGCTGTTCATCCTATAACAGCTGTGCAGTTGGAGTGGTCCTTGTGGTCAAGAGATGTCGAGCAAGAAATAATTCCTACTTGTCG GGAGCTTGGCATTGGTATTGTTGCGTATAGTCCTTTAGGAAGAGGATTCTTCGCATCaggtgccaagtttgttgaaaACCTTGCCCACGATGATTCCCGAAAG AATCTACCGAGGTTCCAACCCGAAAATGTAGAGCACAACCAAACACTATTCGAGCGAGTTAGAGATCTTGCAGCAAGGAAAGGGTGCACACCATCTCAGCTAGCATTGGCCTGGGTTCATCACCAAGGGAATGATGTGTGTCCTATCCCCGGAACCACCAAGATTGCAAATTTTGACCAGAATATCGCAGCTCTGTCTGTTAAACTGACACCGGAAGAGTTGGCTGAGCTTGAATCTTATGCTTCAGCAGATGCCGTTAAAGGTGATAGATATCCGAACTACGATAGCACTTGGTCGAACACCGAAACTCCGCCACTGTCTTCGTCAAACTTTTAA